One genomic segment of Penaeus chinensis breed Huanghai No. 1 chromosome 24, ASM1920278v2, whole genome shotgun sequence includes these proteins:
- the LOC125038167 gene encoding WD and tetratricopeptide repeats protein 1-like isoform X2, whose translation MEGSAAVTQMGSEDAEGKGFSAHSIFSTYRPPLFRRPPKKLSLLQLQRKREIQDVTWQSFTRQNQMTKSLVYRLGITKQLEGHRGCVNCIEFNTEGSLLLSGSDDYDVILWDVYSQKRIKTLPTGHRGNIFSVKFLPQTGDRVVISGAGDGRIEVREVETGDVTQLCTCHCERVKRIATVPTLPNAFFSASEDGTVMLYDMRSPHTCGSSQTNNVLINLRRHAGRTAECKCITVNPSRPELLAVGASDPYVRIYDRRMIKLTNLQNPPGGMSRSQWERSNYATSQLDSSADNLPPGCVQYLVPGHLPDKLKEYYRRYRSLATTYLTYSSDGTHLLANLGGEHIYLFNTANPRQPRQYSISNVVKHSKESDGPSNGVCKSIASNTNGISCHLTGGGERIGYHAQAQPLPPQAEILKARANQAFAAEKYITALHLYNQAAQICPNSAVLYSNRAAALMKRKWEGDIYAALKDCFTALEIDPHHVKAHFRLARCLHQLGREQEAQLCLEEFRRQHPDHSSSPACSALAHDITSSILQLQNGNNSSEGDMDEEGLLGVLPTPSTQEQEWRVRATDYHKSYCGHCNTTTDIKEAAFLGKDGEFIAAGSDDGNLFIWDRETTNLIRVIPGDESIVNCVQPHPHTCLLATSGIESVVKLWAPLPQVDNEDLQSMDFEKMEKTAQANQQRMSADPLEMMLMHMGNMAHVFGGGGGGEGRGGGGGGPGGDNPSRDPSPGGQNDRNLADVQCRTS comes from the exons ATGGAAGGGTCAGCTGCAGTGACTCAGATGGGGTCAGAGGATGCAGAAGGTAAAGGTTTCTCCGCCCATTCAATATTTAGCACATATCGGCCGCCTCTCTTCAGAAGGCCACCAAAGAAGCTGAGTCTCTTACagctacagagaaagagagaaatccag GATGTAACCTGGCAGAGTTTTACAAGACAAAACCAAATGACAAAGTCTTTGGTATATCGACTAGGTATTACAAAGCAATTAGAAGGCCATAGAGGCTGTGTTAACTGCATTGAATTTAATACAGAAGGAAG CTTACTGCTGTCGGGGTCAGATGACTATGATGTCATTCTTTGGGATGTGTACAGTCAAAAACGCATAAAGACATTACCAACTGGTCATAGAGGCAACATATTTTCTGTAAAG TTCCTACCTCAGACTGGAGACAGAGTAGTCATATCAGGTGCGGGAGATGGCCGTATAGAAGTAAGGGAAGTGGAGACAGGAGATGTTACGCAACTTTGTACCTGCCACTGTGAAAGAGTCAAGAGGATTGCTACTGTACCTACACTTCCAAATGCATTTTTCTCAGCTTCTGAAGATGGCACTGTTAT GTTATATGACATGCGGTCGCCACATACTTGTGGTTCTTCTCAAACAAACAATGTTCTAATCAACTTGAGGCGCCATGCAGGAAGAACAGCTGAATGCAAGTGCATTACTGTTAATCCTTCCCGACCAGAGCTGCTTGCTGTAGGGGCCAGTGACCCATATGTTAGAATATATGATAGAAGAATGATTAAACTAACCAATTTACAG AACCCTCCAGGTGGAATGTCAAGGAGTCAATGGGAGAGAAGTAACTATGCGACCAGTCAGCTCGACTCTTCTGCAGACAATCTTCCCCCCGGCTGTGTACAATATCTAGTTCCAG GTCACCTTCCTGATAAGCTGAAGGAATACTATAGACGTTACCGGTCGTTGGCAACTACCTACTTGACATATAGTAGTGATGGCACTCACCTGTTAGCTAATTTAGGTGGTGAACATATATACCTCTTCAACACAGCAAATCCTCGTCAACCTAGGCAATATTCAATATCAAATGTTGTAAAACATTCTAAAG AATCTGATGGCCCATCAAATGGAGTATGCAAGTCAATTGCTTCTAATACAAATGGTATATCCTGTCATCTTACCGGAGGAGGGGAACGAATAGGGTATCATGCACAAGCCCAGCCTTTACCTCCACAAGCAGAAATACTTAAAGCTAGAGCTAACCAGGCCTTTGCTGCAGAGAAATACATCACTGCACTGCACCTGTACAACCAAGCTGCACAGATATGCCCAAACTCTGCTGTTCTGTATAGTAATAGAGCTGCTGCTTTGATGAAGCGAAAGTG GGAAGGTGATATATATGCTGCACTGAAAGACTGTTTCACGGCATTGGAGATTGATCCTCACCATGTAAAGGCGCACTTTAG ATTGGCGCGATGTTTGCATCAACTTGGCCGTGAGCAAGAAGCACAACTTTGCCTGGAGGAGTTTAGAAGACAACATCCAGATCACAGTTCATCACCTGCCTGCTCTGCACTAGCTCATGATATTACCAGCTCCATTTTACAATTGCAGAATGGAA ATAATAGCAGTGAGGGAGATATGGATGAAGAAGGACTCCTGGGTGTATTGCCAACACCTAGTACGCAGGAACAGGAATGGCGGGTAAGAGCCACAGACTATCATAAGTCGTACTGTGGCCACTGCAACACCACCACTGATATTAAAGAAGCTGCTTTTCTTGGAAA GGATGGTGAATTCATAGCAGCAGGGTCAGATGATGGAAATTTGTTTATTTGGGATCGTGAAACCACCAACCTCATTCGTGTTATTCCGGGAGATGAATCCATTGTTAATTGTGTCCAGCCCCATCCGCACACCTGTTTATTAGCCACAAGTGGAATTGAGTCGGTTGTGAAACTTTGGGCTCCTCTTCCAcag GTGGATAATGAAGATCTTCAAAGTATGGACtttgagaaaatggaaaaaacagCCCAAGCCAACCAGCAACGCATGAGTGCTGATCCCTTGGAGATGATGCTGATGCATATGGGCAACATGGCCCATGTGTTTGGAGGAggcggtgggggtgaggggagaggtggaggaggaggagggccaggtggCGATAATCCCTCGCGGGACCCTTCTCCTGGGGGCCAGAATGATCGCAACTTGGCAGACGTCCAATGTCGTACTAGCTGA
- the LOC125038167 gene encoding WD and tetratricopeptide repeats protein 1-like isoform X1: MEGSAAVTQMGSEDAEGKGFSAHSIFSTYRPPLFRRPPKKLSLLQLQRKREIQDVTWQSFTRQNQMTKSLVYRLGITKQLEGHRGCVNCIEFNTEGSLLLSGSDDYDVILWDVYSQKRIKTLPTGHRGNIFSVKFLPQTGDRVVISGAGDGRIEVREVETGDVTQLCTCHCERVKRIATVPTLPNAFFSASEDGTVMLYDMRSPHTCGSSQTNNVLINLRRHAGRTAECKCITVNPSRPELLAVGASDPYVRIYDRRMIKLTNLQNPPGGMSRSQWERSNYATSQLDSSADNLPPGCVQYLVPGHLPDKLKEYYRRYRSLATTYLTYSSDGTHLLANLGGEHIYLFNTANPRQPRQYSISNVVKHSKESDGPSNGVCKSIASNTNGISCHLTGGGERIGYHAQAQPLPPQAEILKARANQAFAAEKYITALHLYNQAAQICPNSAVLYSNRAAALMKRKWEGDIYAALKDCFTALEIDPHHVKAHFRLARCLHQLGREQEAQLCLEEFRRQHPDHSSSPACSALAHDITSSILQLQNGISSDNSSEGDMDEEGLLGVLPTPSTQEQEWRVRATDYHKSYCGHCNTTTDIKEAAFLGKDGEFIAAGSDDGNLFIWDRETTNLIRVIPGDESIVNCVQPHPHTCLLATSGIESVVKLWAPLPQVDNEDLQSMDFEKMEKTAQANQQRMSADPLEMMLMHMGNMAHVFGGGGGGEGRGGGGGGPGGDNPSRDPSPGGQNDRNLADVQCRTS, encoded by the exons ATGGAAGGGTCAGCTGCAGTGACTCAGATGGGGTCAGAGGATGCAGAAGGTAAAGGTTTCTCCGCCCATTCAATATTTAGCACATATCGGCCGCCTCTCTTCAGAAGGCCACCAAAGAAGCTGAGTCTCTTACagctacagagaaagagagaaatccag GATGTAACCTGGCAGAGTTTTACAAGACAAAACCAAATGACAAAGTCTTTGGTATATCGACTAGGTATTACAAAGCAATTAGAAGGCCATAGAGGCTGTGTTAACTGCATTGAATTTAATACAGAAGGAAG CTTACTGCTGTCGGGGTCAGATGACTATGATGTCATTCTTTGGGATGTGTACAGTCAAAAACGCATAAAGACATTACCAACTGGTCATAGAGGCAACATATTTTCTGTAAAG TTCCTACCTCAGACTGGAGACAGAGTAGTCATATCAGGTGCGGGAGATGGCCGTATAGAAGTAAGGGAAGTGGAGACAGGAGATGTTACGCAACTTTGTACCTGCCACTGTGAAAGAGTCAAGAGGATTGCTACTGTACCTACACTTCCAAATGCATTTTTCTCAGCTTCTGAAGATGGCACTGTTAT GTTATATGACATGCGGTCGCCACATACTTGTGGTTCTTCTCAAACAAACAATGTTCTAATCAACTTGAGGCGCCATGCAGGAAGAACAGCTGAATGCAAGTGCATTACTGTTAATCCTTCCCGACCAGAGCTGCTTGCTGTAGGGGCCAGTGACCCATATGTTAGAATATATGATAGAAGAATGATTAAACTAACCAATTTACAG AACCCTCCAGGTGGAATGTCAAGGAGTCAATGGGAGAGAAGTAACTATGCGACCAGTCAGCTCGACTCTTCTGCAGACAATCTTCCCCCCGGCTGTGTACAATATCTAGTTCCAG GTCACCTTCCTGATAAGCTGAAGGAATACTATAGACGTTACCGGTCGTTGGCAACTACCTACTTGACATATAGTAGTGATGGCACTCACCTGTTAGCTAATTTAGGTGGTGAACATATATACCTCTTCAACACAGCAAATCCTCGTCAACCTAGGCAATATTCAATATCAAATGTTGTAAAACATTCTAAAG AATCTGATGGCCCATCAAATGGAGTATGCAAGTCAATTGCTTCTAATACAAATGGTATATCCTGTCATCTTACCGGAGGAGGGGAACGAATAGGGTATCATGCACAAGCCCAGCCTTTACCTCCACAAGCAGAAATACTTAAAGCTAGAGCTAACCAGGCCTTTGCTGCAGAGAAATACATCACTGCACTGCACCTGTACAACCAAGCTGCACAGATATGCCCAAACTCTGCTGTTCTGTATAGTAATAGAGCTGCTGCTTTGATGAAGCGAAAGTG GGAAGGTGATATATATGCTGCACTGAAAGACTGTTTCACGGCATTGGAGATTGATCCTCACCATGTAAAGGCGCACTTTAG ATTGGCGCGATGTTTGCATCAACTTGGCCGTGAGCAAGAAGCACAACTTTGCCTGGAGGAGTTTAGAAGACAACATCCAGATCACAGTTCATCACCTGCCTGCTCTGCACTAGCTCATGATATTACCAGCTCCATTTTACAATTGCAGAATGGAA TTTCTTCAGATAATAGCAGTGAGGGAGATATGGATGAAGAAGGACTCCTGGGTGTATTGCCAACACCTAGTACGCAGGAACAGGAATGGCGGGTAAGAGCCACAGACTATCATAAGTCGTACTGTGGCCACTGCAACACCACCACTGATATTAAAGAAGCTGCTTTTCTTGGAAA GGATGGTGAATTCATAGCAGCAGGGTCAGATGATGGAAATTTGTTTATTTGGGATCGTGAAACCACCAACCTCATTCGTGTTATTCCGGGAGATGAATCCATTGTTAATTGTGTCCAGCCCCATCCGCACACCTGTTTATTAGCCACAAGTGGAATTGAGTCGGTTGTGAAACTTTGGGCTCCTCTTCCAcag GTGGATAATGAAGATCTTCAAAGTATGGACtttgagaaaatggaaaaaacagCCCAAGCCAACCAGCAACGCATGAGTGCTGATCCCTTGGAGATGATGCTGATGCATATGGGCAACATGGCCCATGTGTTTGGAGGAggcggtgggggtgaggggagaggtggaggaggaggagggccaggtggCGATAATCCCTCGCGGGACCCTTCTCCTGGGGGCCAGAATGATCGCAACTTGGCAGACGTCCAATGTCGTACTAGCTGA